The region GACGCCGGTCGCCTGCGCCGACACCCCCGGCTTCATCGTCAACCGCATCGCCAGGCCCTTCTACGCCGAGGCCTTCGCGGTGTACGAGGCGCAGGCCGCCGACCCCGCGACGATCGACGCCGTCCTGCGCGAGTGCGGCGGCTTCCGGATGGGGGCCTTCGAGCTGACCGACCTGATCGGCCAGGACGTCAACGAGTCCGTGACGCACTCCGTGTGGCAGTCCTTCTTCCAGGACGTGCGCTTCACGCCCTCGCTCGCCCAGCGGCGGCTCGTCGAGTCCGGCCGGCTCGGCCGCAAGACGGGGTACGGCTGGTACGACCACGGGGCCGACGCCGAGCGCCCGGAGCCGCACACCGCGGAGAAGGCGCAGGCACCCGCGTACGTCGTCGCCGAGGGTGATCTGGGTCCGGCCTCCGAACTGCTCGCGCTGATCCGCGAGGCGGGCATCCAGGTCCGCGAGGACGAGGAGGACCACGGGACCCGCCTGGTGCTGCCCAGCGGCGGCCAGCTGGTCCTCGCCGACGGCCAGACGTCGGTCGAGTTCCGCGACGTCGTCTACTTCGACCTGGCGCTCGACTACCGCCGGGCGACCAGGATCGCCCTCTCCGCCTCCCAGGACACCGCCCCGCAGACCCTCGCCGAGGCGGTCGGCCTGTTCCAGGCGCTGGGCAAGACCGTCAGCGTCATCGGGGACGCACCCGGCATGATCGTCGCCCGGACCGTGGCGAGGATCGTCGACCTGGCGCACGACGCCGTCGCCAAGGGCGTCGCCACCGAGGAGGACATCGACACCGCGATGCGGCTCGGGGTCAACTACCCCCTGGGCCCCTTCGAATGGAGCCGAAGGCTCGGCCGGAGCTGGGCCTGCTCCCTTCTGGACGACCTGCACCAGCGCGATCCCTCCGGGCGCTACGCGCCCTCTCTCGCGCTCTACCGCCACGCGTACGCCACCGAGAAGCGCGAGGGAACCTCATGACCACCGCCAAGCGCGACACGTACACCCCCGAGAGCCTGCTCTCCGTCGCCGTCCAGGTCTTCAACGAGCGTGGCTACGACGGTACCTCCATGGAGCACCTCTCCAAGGCGGCGGGCATCTCCAAGTCGTCGATATACCACCACGTCACGGGCAAGGAGGAGCTGCTGCGCCGCGCCGTCAGCCGGGCCCTGGACGGCCTCTTCGCCATCCTCGACGAGGAGCACGCGCGCGTGGGGCGTGCGGTGGAGCGCCTGGAGTACGTCGTCCGGCGCATGGTCGAGGTACTCACCGCGGAACTCCCGTACGTGACCCTGTTGCTGCGCGTGCGCGGCAACACGGGCACCGAGCGCTGGGCCCTGGAGCGGCGCCGCGAGTTCGACCACCAGGTGGCCGAACTCCTGAAGGCGGCGGCCGCCGACGGCGACGTACGCGGTGACATCGAGGTCCGCCTCGCGACCCGCCTGGTCTTCGGAATGATCAACTCGCTCGTCGAGTGGTACCGCCCCGACAGCCGGGGAATGGGCGAACGCGAGGTCGCCGACGCGGTGGCGCAACTGGTCTTCAGCGGCCTCAGAGAGGAACGCTGACCCTCCGCCCCTTCACCCCTCCGGCTCCAGGTCCTCCTCCTCGAAGACCAGGAGTGTGCGGGTGCTGAGGACCTCGGGGATGGCCTGGAGGCGGGTGAGGACCAGTTCGCGGAGGGCTCGGTTGTCGGGCGTGTGCACCAGGAGCAGGACATCGAAGTCGCCGCCCACCAGGGCGATGTGGGAGGCGCCGGGCAGCACCCTGAGCTGCTCACGGACCGTGCGCCAGGAGTTCTGCACGATCTTGAGGGTGATGTACGCGGACGTGCCCTGCCCGGCGCGTTCGTGGTCGACGCGCGCCCCGAAGCCGCGGATCACACCGTCCTCGATGAGCCGGTTGATCCGCGCGTAGGCGTTGGCGCGGGACACATGGACCCGTTCGGCCACGGAGCGTATCGAGGCGCGGCCGTCCGCCTGGAGCATCTGCAGGATGTCCTGATCGATGGCGTCGAGCGGACGGGCGGGCGGCGGGACGGGGCCGGCCTCCGGCGGCTCGGCCATTTGTTCAGGTGCCATGTCCCCCCGCCTCCCTACCATGGACGTACTGCGTCCATCTCAGGCTGTGCAGAACCGTTTGTCCACAGCCTGGCGCTGCCTGTAGCCAAAATGTGCCGACGACCGAACAATCGGTAGGTGAGGCGCCTCACACCCGTGCAGCGCCCAAGCCGCTCCCACGAGGAGGTGCCGTCATGACGGTCATGGAGCAGCGAGGCGCTTACCGGCCCACGCCGCCGCCCGCCTGGCAGCCCCGCACCGACCCCGCGCCGCTGCTGCCCGACGCGCTGCCCCACCGCGTCCTCGGCACCGAAGCCGCCGCGCAGGTCGACCCGGGCCTGCTGCGCCGTCTGTACGCGGAGCTGGTCCGCGGTCGTCGCTACAACGCGCAGGCCACCGCCCTCACCAAGCAGGGCCGCCTCGCCGTCTACCCGTCCAGCACCGGCCAGGAGGCCTGCGAGGTCGCCGCCGCACTCGTCCTCGAGGAGCGCGACTGGCTCTTCCCGAGCTACCGCGACACCCTCGCCGCCGTCGCCCGCGGCCTCGACCCCGTCCAGGCCCTCACCCTCCTGCGCGGCGACTGGCACACCGGCTACGACCCCCACGAGCACCGCATCGCACCCCTGTGCACCCCCCTCGCCACCCAGCTCCCGCACGCCGTGGGCCTCGCGCACGCCGCCCGCCTCAAGAGCGACGACGTGGTCGCGCTCGCCCTGGTCGGCGACGGCGGCACCAGCGAGGGCGACTTCCACGAGGCGCTGAACTTCGCGGCGGTCTGGCAGGCCCCGGTCGTCTTCCTCGTCCAGAACAACGGCTTCGCCATCTCCGTCCCGCTCGCCAAGCAGACCGCCGCCCCCTCCCTGGCCCACAAGGCCGTGGGCTACGGAATGCCCGGCCGGCTGGTCGACGGCAACGACGCGGCGGCCGTGCACGAGGTCCTGAGCGACGCCGTGCGCCACGCGCGCGCGGGGGGCGGCCCGACGCTGGTCGAGGCCGTGACGTACCGCATGGAAGCCCACACGAACGCCGACGACGCCACCCGCTACCGCGGAGACTCCGAGGTCGAGACCTGGCGGGCGCACGACCCGATCGCCCTCCTGGAGCACGAGTTGACCGAGCGCGGCCTGCTCGACGACGACGGCATACGGGAGGCCCGCGAGGCCGCCGAGATCATGGCCGCCGACCTGCGCGCCCGCATGAACCAGGACCCGGTGCTCGACCCCATGGACCTCTTCGCCCACGTGTACGCCGAGCCCACACCACAACTGCGCGAGCAAGAGGCGCTGTTGCGCGCCGAGCTCGCGGCCGAAGCCGAGTCGGAGGGTACGGCCCGATGACCACCGTCGCGCTCAAACCCGCCACCATGGCGCAGGCCCTGACCCGCGCGCTCCGTGACGCCATGGCCGCCGACCCGACCGTCCATGTCATGGGCGAGGACGTCGGCACCCTGGGCGGCGTCTTCCGCGTCACCGACGGGCTCGCCAAGGAGTTCGGCGAGGACCGCTGCACGGACACCCCGCTCGCCGAGGCGGGCATCCTGGGGACGGCCGTCGGCATGGCCATGTATGGGCTCAGGCCGGTCGTCGAGATGCAGTTCGACGCGTTCGCCTACCCCGCGTTCGAGCAGCTGATCTCGCACGTGGCGCGGATGCGCAACCGCACCCGCGGCGCGATGCCGCTCCCGATCACCATCCGGGTCCCGTACGGCGGCGGCATCGGCGGAGTCGAGCACCACAGCGACTCCTCCGAGGCGTACTACATGGCGACTCCGGGACTCCATGTCGTCACGCCCGCGACCGTCGCCGACGCCTATGGGCTGCTGCGCGCCGCCATCGCCTCCGACGACCCGGTCGTCTTCCTGGAGCCCAAGCGCCTGTACTGGTCGAAGGACTCCTGGAACCCCGACGAGCCGACGGCCGTCGACCCGATAGGCCGCGCGGTGGTGCGGCGCCCGGGCCACAGCGCCACGCTCATCACGTACGGGCCGTCCGTGCCCGTCTGCCTGGAGGCGGCCGAGGCGGCGCGGGCCGAGGGTTGGGACCTCGAGGTCGTCGACCTGCGCTCGCTCGTGCCCTTCGACGACGAGACCGTGGCGGCATCGGTGCGGCGGACCGGACGCGCGGTCGTCGTGCACGAGGCCGGTGGTTACGGCGGCCCGGGCGGCGAGATCGCGGCCCGCGTCACCGAGCGCTGCTTCCACCACCTGGAGGCGCCGGTGCTGCGCGTCGCCGGATTCGACATCCCGTACCCGCCGCCGATGCTGGAGCGGCACCACCTGCCCGGCGTCGACCGGATCCTGGACGCCGTGGGGCGCCTGCAATGGGAGGCGGACAGCTGATGGCCCAGGTGCTCGAGTTCAAGCTCCCCGACCTCGGTGAGGGTCTCACCGAGGCGGAGATCGTCCGCTGGCTGGTGGAGGTCGGCGATGTCGTCGCCGTCGACCAGCCCGTCGTCGAGGTCGAGACGGCCAAGGCGATGGTCGAGGTCCCCTGCCCCTACGGAGGCGTGGTCACCGCACGCTTCGGCGAGGAGGGCACGGAACTGCCCGTGGGATCCCCCCTGTTGACCGTCGCGGTCGGCGCGCCGACCTCCGGCGAAGAGACCGAGGGCTCCGGCAACGTGCTGGTGGGGTACGGCACCGGGGCGCCGCCGGCGCGCCGCAGAAGGGTACGGCCGACCACCGGGGCAGCCACACCGCCCGGGGCGCACACACGGACCCGGCCCGCGCACCAACCCGCCGCCGACGGCCACCCGGGCGCCCCGGCGCGCGAACCCGGACCGGCCCGCGACCACATCGCGGCGGCGGCACGCGCCGACGGCCCCGTACCGGTGATCTCCCCGCTCGTCCGCAGGCTCGCCCGGGAGAACGGCCTGGACCTGCGGACCCTGGTGGGCTCCGGCCCCGACGGGCTGATCCTGCGGTCGGACGTGGAGCACGCGTTGCGCTCGGCCGGCACCCCGGTCCGGCAGCCGGAAATTCCGCTCGCCCCGCACACCCCCGAACCCACCCCCGCGGCCCCCGCATCTGCCACGGGCGGCACCCGTATCCCCCTCCGCGGCATCCGCGGCACGGTCGCCGAAAAACTCTCCCGCAGCCGTCGCGAGATCCCCGACGCGACCTGCTGGGTGGACGCCGACGCGACGGAACTCCTGCACGCGCGCCGGGCGATGAACGCCACCGGCGGTCCCAAGATCTCCCTGCTGGCGCTGCTCGCCCGCATCTGCACCGCCGCACTGGCCCGCTACCCGGAACTCAACTCCACGGTCGACACGGAAGCCCGCGAGATCGTCCGCCTCGACCACATCCACCTGGGCTTCGCGGCGCAGACCGAGCGCGGTCTCGTCGTCCCCGTCGTCCGGGACGCCCACACGCGCGACGCGGAATCGCTGAGCGCGGAGTTCGCCCGGCTGACCGAGGCCGCACGCACCGGCACGCTGACACCCGCGGACCTCACGGGCGGCACCTTCACGTTGAACAACTACGGAGTGTTCGGCGTCGACGGCTCCACACCGATCATCAACCACCCCGAGGCCGCCATGCTCGGCGTCGGCCGGATCGTCCCCAAGCCCTGGGTGTACGAGGGCGAGCTGGCCGTGCGCCAGGTCGTCCAGCTCTCGCTCACCTTCGACCACCGGGTGTGCGACGGCGGCACGGCGGGCGGCTTCCTGCGCCATGTCGCGGACTGCGTCGAACAGCCGGCGGTGCTCCTGCGTTCCCTGTGATCGCGGCGGCACGCATACTCGGGGGATGACCGCGTACGAGCCACCGGGCACCCCCGGCCCCGCCGCCCCGTACGACGCCGTCGTCCTCGCGGGCGGCGCCGCCCGCCGGCTCGGCGGAGCGGACAAGCCCGGTCTGCGCGTGGGCGGGCGCCCGCTGCTCGACCGGGTGCTCGCCGCCTGCGCCACCGCCACCACCACGGTGGTCGTCGCCGCGCCGAGGGAGACCGCGCGCCCCGTGGAGTGGGCGCGCGAGGAGCCGCCCGGCGGGGGGCCGCTCGCCGCGCTCGACGCCGGCCTGCGGCACATTTCGGCGGAACACGTCGTGGTGCTCTCCGCCGACCTGCCGTTCCTGGATCAGGTGACGGTACGGCGCCTGCTGGACGCCCTGCGGACGGGCGACGCCCCCCAGGGTCCGGCGCGACCCGACGGCGTGCTGCTCACCGACCCCGACGGCCGCGACCAGCCGCTCGTGGCCGCCTACCGCGCGGACGCCCTGCGCCGGGAGCTGGCCGCGCTCGCCGTCGCCCACGGTGGAGTCACCGGGCTGCCGCTGCGGCGGCTCACCGCCGCGCTCGACCTCACCCGCATCTCCGACCCCGTCGCGTCCTTCGACTGCGACACCTGGGACGACATCGCCGCCGCCCGGGCCCGCATCAGGGAGCATGGGAACGTGTTGGATGAATGGATTTCCGCAGTCAAGGACGAGCTGGGCATCGACCTGGACGTCGACACCGGTGGCCTGCTCGACGTGGCCCGCGACGCCGCGCACGGTGTGGCCCGGCCCGCGGCGCCGCTGACCACGTTCCTCGTGGGGTACGCCGCCGCACAGGCCGGGGGCGGCCCCGAGGCCGTCGCGGAGGCGTCCCGCAAGGCCACGGCGCTCGCGCTCCGCTGGGCGGCCGAGGACACCCCCGACGCCAAGCCGGCCTCGGACGCCAAGCCGACCGCCGAAGCCAAGCCGACCCCCGACGCCGGATGAACGCGCCCCGCGCCCGGCCCCTCGGTCAGGACGCCGACGACCTCGACGTGGAGGAGGCCCTGGCCTTGGTCAAGGACCCCCGAGGCACGTCCGGCCCCCGGCACGGCCACGGCACCCCCGCTGTTCCCTCGCCCACGTCGGAGGGCGAGAGCCGCACCCAAGCCCCCGACAGCGCCAAGGGCAAGGGCGACGGGCGCAGGGCCACCCCCTGGCCCCAGGCCCGTACGACCGCCGAGCGGGCCGCCCGTTCCGTCCCGCGGCGCGCCCCCGTCTCCGTGTCCCTGGACGCGGCCCTCGGTCTGGTCCTCGCCGCCCCGCTCGCCGCGCTCACCGACCTCCCCTCCTTCGACACCTCCGCGATGGACGGCTACGCGGTCGCCGGACCCGGCCCCTGGGACCTCCGCGAGGAGCGGGTACTCGCGGGCCACACGAAGCCGGAGCCGCTCATCGACGGCGAGGCGGTGCGGATCGCCACCGGTGCGCGCATCCCGCAGGACGCCACCGCCGTGCTGCGCAGCGAGCACGGGCGCCTCGACGACAAGGGGCGGCTGCACGCCACCCTGGAGGCCGTGCACGGGCAGGACATCCGGCCCCGTGGCCAGGAATGCCGCAGCGGCGACCAACTCCTGCCGGCCGGC is a window of Streptomyces sp. NBC_00271 DNA encoding:
- a CDS encoding NTP transferase domain-containing protein; protein product: MTAYEPPGTPGPAAPYDAVVLAGGAARRLGGADKPGLRVGGRPLLDRVLAACATATTTVVVAAPRETARPVEWAREEPPGGGPLAALDAGLRHISAEHVVVLSADLPFLDQVTVRRLLDALRTGDAPQGPARPDGVLLTDPDGRDQPLVAAYRADALRRELAALAVAHGGVTGLPLRRLTAALDLTRISDPVASFDCDTWDDIAAARARIREHGNVLDEWISAVKDELGIDLDVDTGGLLDVARDAAHGVARPAAPLTTFLVGYAAAQAGGGPEAVAEASRKATALALRWAAEDTPDAKPASDAKPTAEAKPTPDAG
- a CDS encoding dihydrolipoamide acetyltransferase family protein — translated: MAQVLEFKLPDLGEGLTEAEIVRWLVEVGDVVAVDQPVVEVETAKAMVEVPCPYGGVVTARFGEEGTELPVGSPLLTVAVGAPTSGEETEGSGNVLVGYGTGAPPARRRRVRPTTGAATPPGAHTRTRPAHQPAADGHPGAPAREPGPARDHIAAAARADGPVPVISPLVRRLARENGLDLRTLVGSGPDGLILRSDVEHALRSAGTPVRQPEIPLAPHTPEPTPAAPASATGGTRIPLRGIRGTVAEKLSRSRREIPDATCWVDADATELLHARRAMNATGGPKISLLALLARICTAALARYPELNSTVDTEAREIVRLDHIHLGFAAQTERGLVVPVVRDAHTRDAESLSAEFARLTEAARTGTLTPADLTGGTFTLNNYGVFGVDGSTPIINHPEAAMLGVGRIVPKPWVYEGELAVRQVVQLSLTFDHRVCDGGTAGGFLRHVADCVEQPAVLLRSL
- a CDS encoding TetR/AcrR family transcriptional regulator, with translation MTTAKRDTYTPESLLSVAVQVFNERGYDGTSMEHLSKAAGISKSSIYHHVTGKEELLRRAVSRALDGLFAILDEEHARVGRAVERLEYVVRRMVEVLTAELPYVTLLLRVRGNTGTERWALERRREFDHQVAELLKAAAADGDVRGDIEVRLATRLVFGMINSLVEWYRPDSRGMGEREVADAVAQLVFSGLREER
- a CDS encoding alpha-ketoacid dehydrogenase subunit beta, translating into MTTVALKPATMAQALTRALRDAMAADPTVHVMGEDVGTLGGVFRVTDGLAKEFGEDRCTDTPLAEAGILGTAVGMAMYGLRPVVEMQFDAFAYPAFEQLISHVARMRNRTRGAMPLPITIRVPYGGGIGGVEHHSDSSEAYYMATPGLHVVTPATVADAYGLLRAAIASDDPVVFLEPKRLYWSKDSWNPDEPTAVDPIGRAVVRRPGHSATLITYGPSVPVCLEAAEAARAEGWDLEVVDLRSLVPFDDETVAASVRRTGRAVVVHEAGGYGGPGGEIAARVTERCFHHLEAPVLRVAGFDIPYPPPMLERHHLPGVDRILDAVGRLQWEADS
- the pdhA gene encoding pyruvate dehydrogenase (acetyl-transferring) E1 component subunit alpha is translated as MTVMEQRGAYRPTPPPAWQPRTDPAPLLPDALPHRVLGTEAAAQVDPGLLRRLYAELVRGRRYNAQATALTKQGRLAVYPSSTGQEACEVAAALVLEERDWLFPSYRDTLAAVARGLDPVQALTLLRGDWHTGYDPHEHRIAPLCTPLATQLPHAVGLAHAARLKSDDVVALALVGDGGTSEGDFHEALNFAAVWQAPVVFLVQNNGFAISVPLAKQTAAPSLAHKAVGYGMPGRLVDGNDAAAVHEVLSDAVRHARAGGGPTLVEAVTYRMEAHTNADDATRYRGDSEVETWRAHDPIALLEHELTERGLLDDDGIREAREAAEIMAADLRARMNQDPVLDPMDLFAHVYAEPTPQLREQEALLRAELAAEAESEGTAR
- a CDS encoding Lrp/AsnC family transcriptional regulator codes for the protein MAPEQMAEPPEAGPVPPPARPLDAIDQDILQMLQADGRASIRSVAERVHVSRANAYARINRLIEDGVIRGFGARVDHERAGQGTSAYITLKIVQNSWRTVREQLRVLPGASHIALVGGDFDVLLLVHTPDNRALRELVLTRLQAIPEVLSTRTLLVFEEEDLEPEG
- a CDS encoding 3-hydroxyacyl-CoA dehydrogenase, producing the protein MTALDLSSPVAVVGTGTMGQGIAQVALVAGHPVRLYDTVPGRADAAAEAIGARLDRLVEKDRLAAADRDAARARLHPAHSLAELADCALVVEAVLEQLEAKQQLFRELEDIVEHDCLLATNTSSLSVTAIGGALRNPGRLVGLHFFNPAPLLPLVEVVSGYASDFSSATRAYETARAWGKTPVACADTPGFIVNRIARPFYAEAFAVYEAQAADPATIDAVLRECGGFRMGAFELTDLIGQDVNESVTHSVWQSFFQDVRFTPSLAQRRLVESGRLGRKTGYGWYDHGADAERPEPHTAEKAQAPAYVVAEGDLGPASELLALIREAGIQVREDEEDHGTRLVLPSGGQLVLADGQTSVEFRDVVYFDLALDYRRATRIALSASQDTAPQTLAEAVGLFQALGKTVSVIGDAPGMIVARTVARIVDLAHDAVAKGVATEEDIDTAMRLGVNYPLGPFEWSRRLGRSWACSLLDDLHQRDPSGRYAPSLALYRHAYATEKREGTS